A stretch of the Zeugodacus cucurbitae isolate PBARC_wt_2022May chromosome 6, idZeuCucr1.2, whole genome shotgun sequence genome encodes the following:
- the LOC114803636 gene encoding uncharacterized protein LOC114803636 gives MSKNYISKEEAINQLYATIKTKFEQDGVLQEVRCMLQTKMVAMMKGKNDGQTTLLGRKLPDLSKLSASSSLPTASDLDDTEQQRQDPRLKMMQQLIMEYFHWHGFHYTAEMFAQESGTENARPSRQQLERAVGPFEHKSLPILLELVADLMEKNQP, from the coding sequence atgtcaaaaaactatatctcaaagGAAGAGGCCATCAATCAGTTGTATGCCACCATCAAAACGAAATTCGAACAGGATGGTGTGCTGCAGGAGGTGCGTTGCATGTTGCAAACTAAAATGGTGGCCATGATGAAGGGTAAGAATGATGGCCAGACCACGCTACTCGGACGTAAACTACCCGATCTAAGTAAGTTGAGCGCCAGCAGTAGTTTACCAACAGCAAGCGATCTAGATGATACAGAACAACAACGACAGGATCCACGTTTAAAGATGATGCAACAGCTGATTATGGAGTACTTTCATTGGCATGGCTTTCATTACACAGCCGAAATGTTCGCACAGGAAAGCGGTACGGAGAATGCGCGACCGTCGCGTCAACAACTCGAACGTGCAGTCGGTCCGTTCGAGCATAAAAGTCTGCCCATACTACTGGAGCTGGTGGCGGATCTGATGGAGAAGAACCAACCTTAG